GCAGCCACTTCCATTATTATTTTGTTTATGCAGCCTATATTGGGTATTGCAACTTTTCAGAATGTGGCCATTGGTTTTGCTAATCCCATTTTGTTTTTAATGATTGGTGGATTCATAATAGCTGAAGGTATTAGGAAAAGTGGTTTGGTTGAA
The Methanobrevibacter sp. TMH8 DNA segment above includes these coding regions:
- a CDS encoding SLC13 family permease, whose translation is MDFKRIGLPLAIIVAIIIMLIPLPGLSYAGHMALALLVFAIIMWVSEALHLAATSIIILFMQPILGIATFQNVAIGFANPILFLMIGGFIIAEGIRKSGLVE